TGAATGGGCATCCCAGCATCCTTAGAAATCTTACGCAACTGATCTGTGAAACTCCTGGTGAAACAGAACCATTGGCACAGTGTTTGTTACTTCATGGTCAGTTTGGTGCTCTAGCAATTGTCATAATCTATAGCTTTTCTCAGAACAGCCAATTCTGTGCTAAAACAAAGCATAACTGGTGACCAGAATTGGATTGGAAGCTGTAGCACTGGAGCTGAAGTGGAGTACGATGTTATCAAAGAGCCTGTCAAATGACTAGCCTTAATTTTAACTTTTGGAACAAGTGTAGACTAAAAATGCTAACTCAAAGATAATGATTACATTAAAACTTGGCCCAGCAATTAACCTCCCCCcaaatcagaaatattaaaaagcaaCTAGGAtttgaaacaaataaaatttactttcaaTTTAAATATTGGATATAAGAACCCCAGTGCAGAAGGAAACATACCATTACTTCAACCCATGTATGAAGCTTTCAGAATCAATTCTTCTGTGTATTTGCCAATAATTTTAAACATTCCTTTCCCTTCATATCAGCTCCCTTTTCTCACCTGGATTTTTCCACACTTCTTACTAACTTCCTCTATAAATCTGTAAAAAGTGATGCAGACTGAAACCAACAATCTTAGTCAGTGTTCCTTCAGAAGCTAACAGAACTAGTAGCAATTAGCAAAAGCAGAATGGTTAAGATTAATCTATTTTTCGTCTCAGTTGAACAGATCAAAATACATCCAGGGAGCTGAGAGGTGGAATTCCCACAAAGCCTTAGTGTATGGTCCCCTCTGTCTGGTCCTACAAGTGAGTCAGAGATGAGTTTCTGTTTCAAGAGCAAGGAAGCTGAAACTTAACAGAATCCCCAGATGTGAAACTGTCCCTGGCAcaagccttccctccctccctccagactGCTGGGGACACTCCCAGAACTTAAGTTACAAGTGCCAGTGTACATGCACAAGATCCTAGGATGAAGAAGGACACTAAATGTAGCACATTATATTGAAAAGGCATAGGACCTagctacaaatataaaaaaaaaatactcacttTAACAGATCTTCCCTGCATTGTTTCTGAGGAGCGAAACAAGCAACAGCCCACACTTTAATTTCAATGCCAGCATAAAACTGTTTTCCTCGCATATCCCATACACCTTGGTTTGGTGTAGCtactgttttattctttttcgggaggtagaggaggaaaaaatggggGGAAGAGAACAGATTACAATTCAAGAGCATGTTAATAATGACATAATAAACAAAAGTCTAAGCTCACATCAGTGCGGTGAAGTAAAAGGAGCCAAGTGCTGAGTTGAAAGAGCAATAATACAATGTGGCTCTGCCATCCACCAGCTCTGTGAATCAGGCAAATCCTTTCACCTCTATCTCCTCAATCTCCTCCACTGTTCCTGAATAGGCTGGATAAGAGATTCACTGAGGCTCCCTTCATGATTCTATGATGCAATCTAGAATGCTGGGCACTGCCTAATTGCCATAATCTTCTCCTTAGGATTGTCAATGATGACCTAGTTAGTCCACAATCACTTTTCAGCTACTTCCTTTGTACCAAAGACAGTCAGGCAGtgatatgaagaaagacaaaaacatggtctTTCCCTCAaaggacttttttctttctaatggaGAGAtgccaagtaaaaaaaaaaaaaaacacaacataaaTGCAAATGGAAGGTAGTCTCAGAGAGAAATCATTAGTAGTCTAGGGAATGGTAAGgaattcttgcagaaggtgggatgtgAGCTAAGTTTCAGAAGCCAGGAGATGaaggtgaggaggcagagcaaTTCAGGCACAGGGgctagccagtgaaaaggcatcaGGCAGGTAAATGAAGCAttgtgtgaggaatagaaagaaggccAGTGCTGCTGCATGGAAGAGTATGTGAAGGCGAGTacggtgtaagaagactgaaaaggtaggagggggccaagttgtgaagggctttaaaaaccagaggattttatatttgatcttgggtgtaacaaggagccactggaatttattgaacagggaaggtgacatggtcagacctattcTTTAGCacgatcattttgacagctgaatgaaggttggactggagtggggaaaagaaaatcaagaaggagactgcaataatccagacatgaggtgatgaaaGTCAGCACCAGGGATGTGGatgtatcagaggagaaaaggggatatACAGCAAAGATACTGTGAAGGttgaaacaagatttggcaatggactGGGGAGGTGGGGTATTGCAAAGGAGCTGAAGACGATACTGAAGTTGTGTGCCTGAGTAGCTGGGAGGACAGTGGTGccctggagaagaaagggagaagggaggattttaggggaaagataatgcgTTCTGCTTTGGATGTAGAGTTTAAGATGTGTACACTACATGGTGTTCAGGCGAGAAACTAGGGCTACAGCACAGTGATAaatgaactcatgggagctgatgaaatcgcTAAGCAAGACAGTGTAAAGTGAAGAGAGAGGCCTGCCTTAGCCTCCCTTATGGCTTGGTCCCTGGCCTGCCtcttcttcacctctgcttctttcAGAGCTGACCCTCAGCTCAGTCTCTTAACTTAGGTGAGAATATGGTTTATTTCACCAATAAAGtaaacaaaaaggggaaaaaaacccatcaTTATCACTATCCACTAGACAGTAGAGAATATTACCACAAATTTAAATGCATAAGGGTGGAAACCAGATAGGATATGTAGGAAGTTTAATAGTTCTCCAGGCTAGAGGGATACAAGATGAAAAACACAGCTGTCAAAGTAacatatgactgaaaaaatattgCATGATTAGCTGGGGACAGGTGGTTAATGGTAAAAaatacccccaccccccaaacaaaacaaaaacaccttaCCCGGCCTCCATATTGTAGCATTGGTGCTGGTAACACTCTACCTGTCAACTCCGTCATTTCATTGTGAACAACAATACCAAATTCCTTTAGGTATGGATCAGGTCCACCCACCATGCTGTTACTTTTTacctaagaaacaaaacaaacaaaaaaaaccctatcaTCATGGTTGAGCAATCAATGGGGCAAATGACAAAATGTATCATCTCCGTATCTCTTATACAGAGAGGCCACCACTCTTGTAAATAGAACAAAGACGCTGTGAATTCTCTCTGTATTTTTGTAGTGTAGAAACaccattttaatttcttcaatatTAATGAGTGCCCACACTACATGAAGGGTACTGTGTTATATACCATGAATGGATATAAAAATGTGTAAGATATGATCCTTTTCAAGAAGCCtagatttggaattttttttctactaaaaacaaaaccaaaagccaATGAAATTAAGGCAAGGCTTTCTTGtaaatataagaacaaaaaacTGATCGTATCATATTACTAAAATtttgtgtttgcctttctttcaaTGCACAGCTAGGATTGCATAAAAAGTGTATCCTACGCACTAGTCTGCTGATTTCCTCCTGTCGGTCTGGAGCAGATCTTGCAGTGGCTTTGATCATGGTGGACGTCTGATTGTCAGTTAATTTCTTGATACACCGCTGTCCTGCCACAATATTACAGACCTGCCATTAGGATAAGACAAACGAACTAAGTTAATGGCTTCTGCCAAACCTGATTTTATgagaaagatttcagaaaaatggaaaaaatagctcAAGTGCCAGCGGtacatagctaaaaaaaaaaaaatccttccaacTATCATacacaattttactttttagattaAAGGACAGCTTTTATAAGTAAATAATCTAAGTATCTGATAGCATAGTAGGAGCACTTCTATTGAAGCTTACCTCAAGAGGAAGGTAAGTGTGCTTTTGTTCTTGCCCCacttggagacagggaagatgggGATATTTCAGCTGCAGGCTATACTTCTGTTTAAAATACTGGGCTACTGTACATTCCATAGCCTGACCATTTTCCAGCTGTAGAGGAAAACTGTAGGATGATACTATTTAGAAAATTTTCATCAATTCATACTTTTCCCCAATTAAGAATAAAATTCTAACTTCTAAGACATTTTCCACATGGTTTacatctttattatttattttttaatatacttttacatatacatgtttatttctccaatagaatatatgctccttgagagtaaggattgcttcatttttttaatttttaatctctggtGTCCAGGATAATGCCTGGCACTTAAAAAATGCCAGCCAACTGATTGGTTCCATAGTGAATTCAGGTAAACCTTTCTTTGAACAGAATTCCTTAGTTCCTTTCAGTATTTAAACCAGTTTTTATCAAGGATTCAGTTTACATATGTGGAGTTAGCTTTCTACTTTTGTCAGAGCTAAACAAATCTTCAAAGGAGCTGAATAATCAGTGAGTCTCACAGACCAAGAAAGGGTAACTTAACAAGACTCTACAATTTTAACAAACAGGTTTTTTTGAGGGCCTTCTTTGATAATAGCCCTTCATACTTTACAGTGAACAGTATGGTACAAACTTGTGAACTGGTATGAAATACAGGCATATTTCACCTAACTTCATTAATTCCACAAAAAGGACACCTCTTTATGGGCAATAGGATTAGTGGAGAAGTGGTTAATGGGAAAACATTATAAACTATAGAAGCAACCAACTCAAGGAGAGCTAATGTTGGGAATATCACCAACCATGTGATATGGGATTTTAATACATCAGAAGTAAATCCACTTACAAAAAGTTCTAATGTCACAGTGTCACAACTTGGTCAGGGCACTGTAAAGTATTCTTGTAGAATACTTCATGTAGCTAATAAAATATATTAGGCTCTAATAGATTTTTTAGTAAACATATTAAAAACATGATAAAATTAGTATATTTGCTTACAAATATAGAAGACcaatagtcattccccaatggctAAGAGATGAAAgtatatgaacaaacaattctgaATAGAATTTCAAATGATTAAAAACTATGAAACTATTGTTCTATATGACTAACAATAtgaaatatgcaaattaaaacaactctgaggtttcacctcacacaaAGCAAACTGgcaaatatgtaaaacaaaggtGACAAACTCATCTCCAGAACCTggttaaaatttaattgggaaatgtttaacaaaataaataaaagtgcaatacaacatagataatgttaattcctagttttctaagtcaattcaGGACCAGTAGGCATCCTCTTCTATTTGAGTTCGACACCACTGATGTTAAAAAGATTGGAATGGTCAGTGCTGGAGAAGTTGTGGAACAGTATGCAAAGCAGCAATCTACTGGTGATTTAGTAATCTGGATTACTACTGGGGTAGTAATGAATCagtccaagcattctggaaaacaaatcaTGACACTAAAATGTATGTACTTTCTGACCCAGAGATCCTATTGCTAGGTATGTACTCCAAGGTCACAGGTAAAAAGAAAggtgctgggggcagctaggtagtgcagtgagtagggcactggccctggagtcaggaggacctgtgttcaaatctggcctcagacacttgacacactactagctgtgtgaccttgggcaagtcacttaacaccaattaccctgccttcccccctccaaaaaaaaaaaaaggtgctatatagatcaaaatatttatagcagcaattttgccaaacaataagaaacaaaatagatggctatcaactggagaatagctaaataaattaaggtacttgaatataatgaaatattactgtgttgtgagaaatgaagatgaaaactacagaaacttatatgaactgatcaaagtgagggaagcagaatcaggaaaacaaccTATACAATGACTACttcaataaaaattgaaagaactcGAAAATGAATTGAGTTCACAAGTAATCATAATGACTAAGCTggtctccaaagaagagatataagaatatACCTTTGAGAAATATTATGACCACAGCAAGAAGTAACAACTGACAATGAGGGCAGATACAACATAAAACTACACATAAAAACTACAAAAACCCCTGCCGCTTGGACACATTCATCATGGAGTTAAAAGAGTCTACACACCTCAATAGTAATTTAAGGTATTATAATATAGGCAGCAGAGTGCAACGCACGAAGGGTtgatcttagagtcaggaagacctaggtgcattctttctctctctctctctctctctctctctctctcactcactcacacacacacacacacacacacacacgcttcaGATGAGTGATATCATGGGCAATTTGTTGACCCTTTCAGtatccaggcaactctctaagactgcaaATTATAGAGAAGTTGCCAATCTGTATTGGTAGGGGTATCTAGCATGAAATCCATACTAGGATTCATtgacactgatgaaattacaagtctaCATCAACAATAATTATTTCATGAAGTTCATAATGATGACCCTGAGTTATCAAATTATGTACTCTttttgagaagtcaagaaagcaATGTATTCTGTAACTATTTCCACCGAAAATGtttgaaattttaaatattattgctGAAAGATTCTCCCAATTGTTTGGAAAAAAACATGTACATACAAATTATTTTCAAGTGATGTCAGATAAACAAGGCATTTAGTAGTACTACCCAAGCTAAGTACCCAACAATTCAATGTTAAACATCCTTTCAGATGTGATCAGCATACGTTTGATGGCTGGCTGGTCGTCTAGTTACATTACAAACTCGGTATTTTCGTTTCATCTGTCCACAGTGGGTAACCTCAACTTTAAGACCTAATATAGAAGAAATGCCAAAACAAAGGTATTAAATTACATTCACAGTGATAAAAATAGAGTAACAAACCAGCAATTATCTTTAAAAGggtacaaaacatatttctaaatGGATAAATTGGAGAGGAGATAATAggactaatttttttcttccatcctctAGGAAACTAGCCTGTTACAGATGATTCCTTCATTCTCCCCACaaataaaattccaaatggaaaaaaattgctGGTTATTTCATTAAGACAAATACTTGTAAGTAGTCACGTAGCCAGTCACAAAACAACTTTAACACAGGTACCTACCTCTGATTTCTTTGGTAAACTTGACACGCTGGGAGTCCGTAAgaggttttgtttgttcattgaTGTTCTGAATGTCTAAAACCTCACACATGAACTCAATGATAGGCTGGGCACGATAGAAAGCAGTAGCGGATACTAATAAACGGAACAAGAAGACACTCAGTTTTGGGAATGGGTAGGGTTAAAACACTGAAGTGGGGGCATAATTCTAGCATACCGTCAATATTGAGCATCATATTCCACATGGCAGGTCTCACAGACTGGTGGAAGCCAAACCaaacctccctgccccctcccagagGGTGGTAGTAACCTTCAGGAGGGGAGAAGAATGAACGGCCCACAGGAGTATACCTGAAGAAACAAGAGTTGGCATGTTTCACAGGTAAGAAGTTCTCTTATTCCACTCTTGCCTTTCCCAGGAGTTTACAGAATCAGAGTATGAAAAAGGAACCATGCAGAAACCACCTTGGAAGCCCTAAAATTACCTACTCCAGAGACTTGAACTTATACGGAATATACCCAACAGGGACACTCACCTCATGGAAGGCAGATGCCTTGTGATCACATCAAGTGCCTGTACAGAATCTTCAGGGACTTCATTCAAATGCCCGGCCAATGCTTCCAAAAGTAGCTGAAGACTGACTACAGACACCCACTGAATTGACACTTTAAAGGTCTGGTCTTTGCCCTCCCCTGGAAGAGTCACTTCCATATCAACCTTGGTGGGGTAAAAGGAACACACACATTAATAAAGGTAAGTGATACATAAAGCCATGGTTGTTATTATGAAGCTTATTAAACTAAGTTTCTTTTCATCAAACATCAATTTCACAGCTTCCTGTAAATTATACTTCCCTGCCACaatcttctccatcattttccaTTACTTTTTAAGGAAGGAATGGTAAGAAATGCCAGGGTATCCAGACAAGTTTTATATATAGACATGGCAATCTGAATTTCATTTGCTAGCACTGGTTTGATTCCAGTAATACCAGTAAAAATTaaaggtaataataatagctaacattcgtatgtcacttactatgtgccaggcactgcggtaaagtgctttacaaacactgtctcatttgatcctctcaataaccctgggagataggagctgttattattcctgttttatagatgagaaaattgaggcaaacagaggttaaatgacttgcccagagtcgcccAGCTAGTAACTGTCCAAGGCCgggttgaactcaggtcctccatgactccaggcctggtgctctatccactgtgccttggAGAAGGGATGTTACTAGGGTTAAGTTTACTTAATATAGCTCTAGTACAGAAAAAGCGCAACAAGATGAAACAGCCCTCCATGTAAGTGGAAGAGCTGCACAGATCAGGAAGATTGAGCTACAGTGCATGTCACATGGTTGTTCAttaagaagtaaaataaatacaGGTTAGTGGGCTTTGGCAATCCacaaatgagaaagggagagcttTGCTCTGCTGGAGCTACTGGAGGACTCAAGAAAAATGGTCCCTAACATAGATAGAAATCTTGCAGGCTAAAAGAACCGATTTCCATTACAATCCAAGTTTGAAGAACTACAGCTGCATATGGTTATATCAAGTCTCATCAGTTCAAAGAGTTCATTATAGCAGTTAGTTAGACTATAATGCAAACAAAGCTAAGGTCCCATATTTGACCTCTATGTAGCCTATTCAGCTTTGTGCACAATATACCTGCTCGCTACACAGGCTGAAGGCTCTTTACCTAATCCCAGTTAGCTGTCTTGAATATAATCTGCTGGTCACACagggctggggaaggaaatgtggATGGATTAATATGAACTAAGCATACCTCCTATTCACGAAGAatagtaataacagctagcattcatatagtacctactatgtgccaggcactgtgctaagtccttgtcaaatattacctcatttgatcctcaccacaaccctcggaggtaggagctattatcatctccattttacagttgaggaaattgaagcaaacagaggataagggacttgcccaaggtaacacagctagtaaatgtctgaaactagatttgagctctagatctttgtgactccagtgttctgtccactgagccacctagctgcctctatatagTTATCACCTCATATTACAGAACtttgcaaatagtaagtgcttaatagatgtttttttaattcattcattagtGATTTAGGGCCATGATGACTCGTTTCCACCTATTAGGAATACTTACCCTATCCCGTCCAATAGGCAGTGGTTGTGCTGTATACATGTTTCTTTTGCCATCATAGCCAGGCTGCCGATCACCAAATATCTGCATTTTGAAGTGTCTCACCATTGTATCTATCACTTCCCTTAAACAACAAAGGAATATAGCTTTGAAAAACAACACATCTTCAATTATCTAATTTTAGGTCAAAACTAGGCATGATGGACTTCAGGGCATAACACAGCCAAGTCATTTAagagtaatttttctaaagtaaGTTACCATGACTTAATCAAAACAACTGAAAGCTTACAACATAAGTTGGGAGTGGAGAAAATTTGCCAAAGGATTTTACAGCCTCCTCCCAAATGCAgggttttaaaaaatccaaaccaCAAACAAGAAGCTTAGCAGTAGTACCTTCACTTCCtagaaataaactttaaaaaaattactttgggaTTTAAGttcatatttatttaaaaccCACTGGTGACGAATAGCTCCAAATGAGTAAAACCATGGTGGGGGGGAACCTCAAAGATTTGGAAAACAAGAGTAGAGTGGGAAGAGCTGTTCATGAACAGAAGAAGCAATAAACTCAAGATCATTTCCCAAAGCAATAATTTGGTTCTCTTGATATTAAATGACAATACTGTTACTCTATGTACTGTTTGGTTTTACTCTATAATGCTCACACATAAAGTAGAGAAGGAAGCTATTTCCTGAAATGTACTAATGTAGTATATTACATAACAAAACAGTGCATGACTTGCATATATACAGGATAACACATTGAGCCCTGGCACTGGAACAAAGACAGCTGCTATCATTCTGGAGTATGAAATTCCAGTGGTACCCAACGGCATGTGAGTCTTACCAACATAAATGATTCCCCAAGTACTGGGATTTGTTTCTTATACACAAAATTATGTCACAAATGGCTAAAACAATGTGTCATAGATGATTTAGTTATAGTGTCATGAAATATTAGAGGAGGAAACTCAATTGGAAATAACCAAGTCTTTTTCCACCTTCCTTAGTTTATAAAGTAAAAACTAAGGCCTAGCTGGTGTAAGACCTCAGGCTTTCCAAATAAATCATAAAaccaaaataattcatttaagaCAGTTCACATGAAAATGTGCttaggatttggagccagaagggacttagACATAATCAACCTggtccaactacctcattttacagatatggaaacagaagccctgagaggtcaagtgattgcCCAAAGTCAGAAAAATGTTACATCATGGAATTgtaattcaaacccagatcctgactccaaatgcagcagtCTTTCTGCTACGCCACACGGAGGTGTGCATCCTTTGTACTTTCTACTCCCCTAAGAAATGTAGAACTTTCTTTCAGAATTTCTGAAATAGCAGCTAAAGAATACGGGCAAAGAAATAGTCTTCATGGTTTTAAAAGATACCTACCTGCAAGAAAGACGACTGATGTGCCTAAGTGGCATTATCCTATTCCTCTTTTATACATTTCAGTGATCTAAGAATGTGGCCTTAGTCGTacattctcatttttataggaaAGTAGAAATAAGTTAGAGTTTATGGAAATCTCTTatgaatcaaactaccaaaggagtGCTTTACAGAACTAGACAAATTAATAAtgaaatccatctggaagaacacagggtcaagaatctcaagggaaataatgaaaaattgtgGGAAGGAGTGGGATCTAAATATACCAGGTCTCGAACTACAtgacaaagcagtaatcattaaaacaatttgaTAGTGAAGAGAGAGGTTGAGCAATGGAGTCGAATAGGTATGCAACATATAGAAGCAAATAAACCTAGCTGCCTAGTGTTTATCTGACCCAAAACTAGAAAACTAGATAGCAAtctagcagaaattaggtttagactaacACTTGACATTAAAGACCTAGGAAACTTCCAAATAGATGAGCATATCTTGATATATAGATCCAGATATAAAAGATCACATCGTGAacagattagaaggaaaaaattacttttcagatATACGAATAAGAGAAGAGATGAtgaccaaataagggatagagaggtccacagaaaataaattttgattacataaaattacaaagtttttgtacaaccctccctccccccaccccccaacaaacaacgtagctaagattagaagggaaacacttaactgggaaaaaatcttgacagcaaatttctctgataaaggtctcatttccaaaacatataaggaattgattcaaatgtaTAATAACAAATTAGAGCTATTCCACGAgtgataaatggtctaaggataagaacaagcaattttcaagggaagaaatccgAGCCATCAACAGACATAAGaataaaaattctccaaatcaccaattaagagaaatgcaaattaaagtaactaaCCTCTTAAAGTAACCTCTTAACTATCAGATTTGCAAAGttgataggaaaagaaaatagcataTGTTGGAAGAGTCTGCAGGAAAATAGGCAAATTAAtgtattgctggtggagctgtaaattggtttagtcattctggacagcaatttcgaactatgccttcaaagttactaaactgGCCATACCTTTTGACCAAGAAAAACACTGTAGGCCTATactctcaaagagattaaagaagaaTCCacattcataaaaatatttatagcagctctttttgtagttggcaaagaactggaaattgaggaagtACTCATtagttgaggaatgactgaacaaatcaaTGATGTATATACGcataatagaatactactgtgctgtgagaaatgctAAAAGCATACGCAGGGttcagagaaacacaggaagGCTTGCATAAACTAATACAGactgaaatgaacagaacaaagagaacaatttatacaatataaaccccattgtaaagacaaacaattttggaAAACTTAAGGACTATAATGAATGCAATGACCAGATCACAATTCCTGACTAAGATATACATTGTTGGATGTGGCCAACATAGGAATTTGTATTCCTTAACTATGTACATTTATTACAagagtttctatttttttcctaaagcagatgaaggggtgagaggaagaaaaaaaaatctagaaacagAACCCAGGAATCTTCTACTCTTTCTGGCTCTTACAAGGTTGGCAGTCCAATGCTTATCTAGAACAATTTCACCAGAAtcataaataaatcaacaaactTCTTAAGCCAAGTAGTAAACTTGTAAGGCATGATGAATAGTGTTGGACAGAGAGTATGGATgacctgggtacaaatcccacctctgacactagatgtgtgaccatgaGTAGATCACTATATCTCTCTAATCcgaggtttc
This Trichosurus vulpecula isolate mTriVul1 chromosome 2, mTriVul1.pri, whole genome shotgun sequence DNA region includes the following protein-coding sequences:
- the AGO4 gene encoding protein argonaute-4, coding for MVRHFKMQIFGDRQPGYDGKRNMYTAQPLPIGRDRVDMEVTLPGEGKDQTFKVSIQWVSVVSLQLLLEALAGHLNEVPEDSVQALDVITRHLPSMRYTPVGRSFFSPPEGYYHPLGGGREVWFGFHQSVRPAMWNMMLNIDVSATAFYRAQPIIEFMCEVLDIQNINEQTKPLTDSQRVKFTKEIRGLKVEVTHCGQMKRKYRVCNVTRRPASHQTFPLQLENGQAMECTVAQYFKQKYSLQLKYPHLPCLQVGQEQKHTYLPLEVCNIVAGQRCIKKLTDNQTSTMIKATARSAPDRQEEISRLVKSNSMVGGPDPYLKEFGIVVHNEMTELTGRVLPAPMLQYGGRNKTVATPNQGVWDMRGKQFYAGIEIKVWAVACFAPQKQCREDLLKSFTDQLRKISKDAGMPIQGQPCFCKYAQGADSVEPMFKHLKMTYVGLQLIVVILPGKTPVYAEVKRVGDTLLGMATQCVQVKNVVKTSPQTLSNLCLKINAKLGGINNVLVPHQRPSVFQQPVIFLGADVTHPPAGDGKKPSIAAVVGSMDGHPSRYCATVRVQTSRQETSQELLYSQEVIQDLTNMVRELLIQFYKSTRFKPTRIIYYRGGVSEGQMKQVAWPELIAIRKACISLEEDYRPGITYIVVQKRHHTRLFCADKTERVGKSGNVPAGTTVDSTITHPSEFDFYLCSHAGIQGTSRPSHYQVLWDDNCFTADELQLLTYQLCHTYVRCTRSVSIPAPAYYARLVAFRARYHLVDKDHDSAEGSHVSGQSNGRDPQALAKAVQIHHDTQHTMYFA